The nucleotide window CTTGTGCAAAGAAACGTGAGGTGAAACTGCTTTGAGGAATGAAGACAGCGAATAGAGGACAACAGGACCCAACATGGGAGTTCAAAGAGTAGAAGTAATGAGATATGCGCAGTGCTatgagaagatgatggaAGTAATAcagacaagaaaagaagtgGGTGATACATGTCAAGGCCATAGCTATAGACAGAGCTTTAGTACCGTCATAGTTGAAAGATGGGAACAAGATTATGTGTTGGGAGGTTGTAGCAAATCAACTTGGGGGTTTTCtcattttttatttttggggGATTACCCTTACATCTTGTTATTTATGCTCAGTTTCTCCATCCCTTGTTCAGCTCCTGATTCTGACGGAGATTGAAACCCGATGACTATTGATGGTTGTtcttccttctctttctcatCTGTGTtcgcctcttctccctccttctcttcttcgtcctcatcctcgtcatcatcttcctcgtcctctgaTGGCTCGAACGCCTCTGGATTctgcagcttctcctcctcgtgcTGCCTGATAGCCGCCTCGAGGTCCTTGGCCATCTTCTTTGTGATACCCGACGCCTCCAGCGTGGCGTCTAACCTCTCAAACCCGTCTCTTCCAACCGTCTTTTTGACATCCTTGTAAAAAGGGCCCGGAGTGGTGGGCTTGAAGTGAAATCGGCGCTCGAAAAAGATCTTGATGCAGTTGATGTCGCGGTCAAAGTACATTTCCGCATTCACATGCTCCATAGATATCATCTGCGGAAAGTCGATGACGACAGGGACAAGCGTGATTTTTTCGGTTCCCGTTTCCGGGTTGATGGAGATGTCTTCccggatgaggatgttgaacTCGTTGTAGTCGCCGTGGATGAGGCCGTGCTTAGCCAGGCGGAGGTAGAGTTCTATGAGCGAGGCGTAGAGGGCTGCCGGGTCGGGGACGGAGGAGatttggcggagggggggcgcGTCGACGAGAGACATGACGATTGTGTGGCGGGAGTGGGCGATGGGGGTGGGCACGGGGATGCCGGCGGAgtggagggcggagaggaaaGCGTATTCTTtgcgggcggcgagggtggagaggtacATCCAGGAGCCGGAGGCGTTCTTTTTGAGGTAGTCTCTATTGGTTTTTACGGTGCGGAAGGAGATGCGGCCGAGGCGGTGGATTTTGAGGATTTGCTGAGCGCCGGTGTGGTCGGCTACGAGCATGATGTCGGATTCTTTGCCGACGCCTACGCGGGTGCCGACGGAGTAGATGTGCTTTTTTTGGGAGTGGGTGTGGAGGGCTAGGTAGTCTAGGCCGCCGTAAGTGAGGCGGTAGCCGTCGTATTTGGCTTCTTTCATCttggcgatgagggaggttttggcgagggtggagatgcatttggagacgagggaggagccGCCTTTGAGGCGGGAGAAGCGCTCGATgatggggacggggacgagTTCGTGGTTTTTGGAGCCTTGTTCGacctgtggtggtggttagtTGAGGTGGCTGTGAAGGGATGGGATAATGGGTTTCATAGGGGGGTGGTCCGTTGAGGCCAGCAAGGTACATGATGCTGGTCTTGGTGGTTTGAAGGAGGGGCAACTTACAGCTGCGAGGACCTTCCAGTCCTCCGCCGTCAGATGGCGCATAGCCCGTGTGTCCAACTTCATGATTGCCACTTGCCTGATATCACCTTATAAAGGCTGTATTGTGAAGCAGTAGTTTCCTAGGATGAGTTCAAAGGCCAGGGTGGGATATCAAATGCGCGCCGGATTCCCTTCAGTAATGTCTGTCAGTGCCCCTCCATTTGCATTGCGCTGTGCCCACCAAAAATTCATGGCCCGTCATGAGCGATAAGATCTTTGATAAGATTAGATATGAACCCAGAACAGCCCCGCCTGGGCACGAGGGTTTGACGAGGGAAACGGAATTTGTATTTACCGGAAAATTC belongs to Podospora bellae-mahoneyi strain CBS 112042 chromosome 6, whole genome shotgun sequence and includes:
- the rio2 gene encoding Serine/threonine-protein kinase rio2 (BUSCO:EOG09262KVB; COG:T; EggNog:ENOG503NX5X), with amino-acid sequence MKLDTRAMRHLTAEDWKVLAAVEQGSKNHELVPVPIIERFSRLKGGSSLVSKCISTLAKTSLIAKMKEAKYDGYRLTYGGLDYLALHTHSQKKHIYSVGTRVGVGKESDIMLVADHTGAQQILKIHRLGRISFRTVKTNRDYLKKNASGSWMYLSTLAARKEYAFLSALHSAGIPVPTPIAHSRHTIVMSLVDAPPLRQISSVPDPAALYASLIELYLRLAKHGLIHGDYNEFNILIREDISINPETGTEKITLVPVVIDFPQMISMEHVNAEMYFDRDINCIKIFFERRFHFKPTTPGPFYKDVKKTVGRDGFERLDATLEASGITKKMAKDLEAAIRQHEEEKLQNPEAFEPSEDEEDDDEDEDEEEKEGEEANTDEKEKEEQPSIVIGFQSPSESGAEQGMEKLSINNKM